In Bactrocera oleae isolate idBacOlea1 chromosome 5, idBacOlea1, whole genome shotgun sequence, a genomic segment contains:
- the LOC106615900 gene encoding tRNA-queuosine alpha-mannosyltransferase, which produces MSKPSILIIEPFYGGSHKQLIDTIIECLNICDYEIFSLPAKKWHWRARTGALYFSQIIPVDHEYKVLFTSSVLNLAELLGVRPDLVNCKKIVYFHENQLVYPVREVKERDCQYGLNQILTCLSADNIIFNSNFNRTSFLDSITPFLNIQPDFKLKHIRDKIEKKCEVLYYPIKFHAFPNKRLMIGGAEPSLTALMSDKDCLHLIWPHRWEHDKNPKLLVEVLLELNKRQVDFKVTICGENYQAAPESFDGLQDKLGAKLINFGFLPRDKYIKTLLSGDVVISTAGHEFYGVAMLEATYCGCMPIAPNKLVYPEIYPKENLYNTSNQLIKMLYNWCRNPELFRRQRDTFFEYFTFDRYSAQHLVPKFLEKLRI; this is translated from the exons ATGTCAAAGCCATCTATATTAATAATAGAACCGTTTTATGGAGGTAGCCACAAGCAGCTGATCGATACTATCATCGAGT GTTTAAACATCTGTGACTATGAAATATTTAGTCTTCCAGCAAAGAAATGGCATTGGCGTGCGCGTACCGGCGCGTTATACTTTTCACAAATCATACCGGTTGATCATGAATACAAAGTGCTTTTTACCAGCTCAGTGCTGAACTTGGCTGAGCTCTTAGGTGTACGTCCAGATTTGGTTAATTGTAAAAAGATTGTTTATTTTCACGAAAATCAATTAGTCTATCCTGTGCGTGAAGTAAAGGAGCGCGACTGTCAATATGGTTTGAACCAAATACTAACATG CCTTTCTGCCgacaatataattttcaattcaaatttcaaCCGTACATCCTTCCTGGATAGCATAACACCCTTTCTCAACATACAACctgattttaaattgaaacataTACGCGATAAAATTGAGAAGAAATGTGAAGTGCTATACTATCCTATTAAATTCCATGCTTTCCCCAATAAACGACTGATGATTGGTGGTGCGGAGCCATCTCTAACCGCACTGATGAGTGATAAAGACTGTTTGCATCTGATTTGGCCACATCGTTGGGAGCACGATAAGAATCCAAAACTGTTGGTGGAGGTACTATTGGAATTGAACAAACGACAAGTGGACTTTAAAGTGACAATATGTGGCGAAAATTATCAGGCAGCACCAGAGTCCTTTGACGGTTTACAAGATAAGTTGGGTGCCAAGCTAATAAATTTTGGTTTCTTGCCGCgtgacaaatatataaaaacgttGTTGTCTGGTGATGTTGTAATCTCGACGGCGGGACATGAGTTCTATGGTGTCGCTAT GCTTGAAGCAACGTACTGCGGCTGTATGCCCATAGCGCCGAATAAACTTGTTTACCCGGAAATATACCCCAAAGAGAATCTCTACAATACTTCCAATCAGCTAATAAAAATGCTTTACAATTGGTGTCGCAATCCGGAACTGTTTCGGCGTCAAAGAGacacattttttgaatattttacattCGATCGCTACTCAGCGCAACATTTAGTGCCTAAATTCCTAGAGAAATTGCGCATTTAA
- the LOC106615901 gene encoding abscission/NoCut checkpoint regulator produces MSCFGCGKKYGLFTKEHGCPSCGYSYCIKCLKRPMPVPRHGGKVLNVCLICCDKLSKLQATEKVIDVEALPGVLVTKSKGNNSTDPLVAAAAALLEDDPPPDLGEVLAPISNATATTADATHSNAENSEIEENLDSVISKRLKDLKTIENPSTDEEIRARLAMLNGMPQKDYSKKDVLLSTDERTDQQKMQDLLEQFMGEAQIDRQIADERNDAISDIERRLRALREQSVDGIGLTQKEHSPDNNTPSDNEDDEMVLKAVMTKYLAESRLPTELETELTAGVPPPPAGTRPTDLEELPWCNICNEDAVFRCKGCDGELFCAQCYRECHADDEEYRAHEKVPYSTPPKFKENHF; encoded by the exons atgtCCTGCTTTGGCTGCGGTAAGAAATATGGACTTTTCACAAAAGAG CACGGCTGTCCCAGTTGTGGCTACTCCTACTGCATTAAATGTCTGAAACGTCCTATGCCTGTACCACGACACGGTGGTAAAGTGTTGAACGTGTGCTTAATATGTTGCGATAAACTTTCCAAGTTGCAAGCGACTGAAAAGGTCATTGACGTAGAAGCATTGCCTGGCGTTTTGGTTACAAAGTCAAAGGGCAATAACAGTACTGACCCGCTCGTGGCAGCAGCTGCAGCTTTGTTAGA agATGACCCACCGCCTGACTTGGGTGAAGTGTTGGCTCCAATCTCAAATGCTACTGCTACTACTGCTGATGCTACACATTCCAATGCAGAAAACTCGGAAATTGAAGAAAATCTGGATTCTGTAATTTCCAAACGCCTAAAAGATCTAAAAACTATTGAAAATCCTTCTACGGATGAAGAGATACGCGCCAGACTCGCTATGCTAAATGGCATGCCACAAAAGGATTACTCCAAGAAAGATGTACTGCTCTCCACAGATGAACGTACAGACCAGCAGAAGATGCAAGATCTTTTAGAACAATTTATGGGCGAAGCGCAAATCGATCGTCAAATAGCGGACGAACGCAATGACGCTATTTCGGATATTGAGCGACGCTTGAGAGCGCTAAGAGAGCAGTCAGTAGATGGTATAGGCTTAACACAAAAAGAGCATTCGCCAGACAACAACACACCTAGTGATAATGAAGACGATGAAATGGTCTTGAAAGCCGTTATGACAAAG TATTTGGCAGAATCACGCCTGCCCACTGAACTTGAAACAGAGCTGACAGCTGGTGTGCCGCCTCCTCCAGCAGGCACCCGTCCAACCGACTTGGAAGAGCTGCCCTGGTGCAATATCTGCAACGAAGATGCGGTGTTTCGTTGCAAAGGTTGTGATGGTGAACTCTTTTGTGCGCAATGCTATCGCGAGTGCCATGCCGATGATGAGGAGTATCGTGCGCATGAAAAGGTGCCCTATTCGACGCCACCAAAGTTCAAAGAAAATCACTTTTAG